A part of Larkinella insperata genomic DNA contains:
- a CDS encoding SusC/RagA family TonB-linked outer membrane protein: MRYSTFLCSLLTLWLSALLVAGVQAQDRRVTGTVVSSKDQQPIAGVSVLIKNTTLGTSTDADGKFTISAPANAVLVFSSIGFLGREVPIGNQTVLTVTLEEGSQNLNEVVVTALGIKKEAKRLGYATANVSSEQITTNRTVNFMNALQGKVAGVNISSLGTGAAGTSKIRIRGQSSFSGQNNPLIVVNGVPIDNTNFGQNNGNTGSDGSVGSRDRNYSDGGDGLSSINPDDIEGMTVLKGGTAAALYGSRAKDGVIMITTKTKGSGQGIGVVYNTNFTTDQPMDFTDYQYEYGQGEYGVRPTAPNPTSGVWSFGEKFNGQTQVLFGGVTVPYEPVRDRIKKFYRTGSTWTNSVSVSSGSDRGGFNLSISNTDNKGITPNNTFNRKTANLGFSYNLSPKLTVTGTINYSNEYNKNPPQIAQQDNSTPTVVYTMSNSMPLDVLEANQINPATGNEYIWSRFQNRTNPYFVLSQKFENIRRDRLLGNLTARYNFTDWLYLQGRVGQDFWSRDQDYNFPTGQASLAAAPAGFVNGAYVQEARRFREINADFLIGLNRTFGKFGIDITAGGNQLYRRSDVNSVLVTDFIVRGLYIPQNGRVKDPTYGLNERKVNSLYGAAELSYNEVLFLNVTARNDWFSTLAPGNRSILYPSVTGSFVFSQAFNNLPGWLNFGKVRAAYAQVGSDGDVAPYSNNLFYSVAANLFPNPSGLGQPVGNITSGTVPNATLKPSRTAESEVGLELKLFNSRVGVDLTYYNKTTSDQIVAAQTSDASGYTNTLINSGKSRNRGVELLLTGSPVRTKDFSWDITVNGSYNETKLLRLLSDTIPNEQIVVGNGIYVGDLRHVVGQPLAQLYTFGYQRDAQGRIVHGGDGLPVRTSTPISFGSALPKYVGGITNSFTYKGINLSFLIDFKLGGKMISGTNLNAFRHGLQKETLVGRGEADNKMVGVGVNERGEANAVRAFVQDYYSVGRSKSLGEQVVYDAGFWKLRQISVGYDFTKMLPSNLFIKGIRLSAVANNVAVLKKWVPNIDPEQFGFSSDNLIGLESTGLPITRSIGFNLNVRF, translated from the coding sequence ATGCGTTATTCTACCTTCCTATGTAGCCTGTTAACCTTATGGCTCAGTGCCTTATTGGTAGCAGGGGTTCAGGCACAAGACCGGCGAGTCACCGGAACTGTTGTTTCCAGTAAAGACCAGCAGCCGATTGCCGGAGTTTCTGTTTTAATCAAAAATACAACCCTGGGTACCTCTACCGATGCTGACGGCAAATTTACTATCAGCGCACCCGCTAATGCAGTTCTGGTATTCAGTTCCATCGGTTTTCTGGGACGGGAGGTACCGATTGGTAACCAGACCGTGTTAACCGTTACGCTTGAAGAAGGCTCTCAAAACCTCAATGAAGTGGTTGTAACGGCCCTCGGTATTAAAAAAGAAGCCAAACGGCTTGGGTACGCAACAGCCAATGTAAGCTCCGAACAGATTACCACCAACCGCACGGTTAACTTCATGAACGCCCTGCAAGGCAAAGTTGCGGGGGTGAATATTTCCAGTCTGGGAACCGGGGCGGCCGGAACCAGCAAGATTCGGATTCGGGGCCAGTCGTCGTTTTCCGGCCAGAACAACCCGCTGATTGTGGTCAACGGGGTGCCCATTGATAACACCAACTTCGGCCAGAACAACGGAAATACCGGCAGCGACGGCTCGGTTGGCAGCCGGGATCGTAACTATTCCGACGGCGGTGACGGGCTTTCGTCCATCAACCCCGACGATATCGAGGGCATGACCGTGCTGAAAGGGGGGACGGCTGCGGCCCTCTACGGATCGCGGGCCAAGGACGGGGTCATCATGATCACCACCAAAACCAAAGGCAGCGGACAGGGCATCGGGGTGGTTTACAACACCAACTTCACCACCGACCAGCCGATGGATTTTACGGATTACCAGTACGAATACGGGCAGGGCGAATACGGCGTTCGGCCAACGGCGCCCAACCCGACCTCGGGCGTATGGAGTTTCGGGGAAAAGTTTAACGGGCAAACGCAGGTCCTGTTCGGCGGAGTGACGGTGCCGTACGAACCCGTTCGTGACCGCATCAAGAAATTTTACCGCACCGGATCGACCTGGACCAACTCCGTTTCGGTTTCGTCGGGCAGCGACCGGGGAGGCTTTAACCTGTCCATATCCAATACCGACAACAAAGGAATTACGCCGAACAACACGTTCAACCGGAAAACCGCCAACCTCGGCTTTAGCTACAACCTTTCGCCCAAGCTGACGGTAACAGGAACAATCAATTATTCGAACGAATACAACAAAAACCCGCCCCAGATTGCCCAGCAGGACAACAGTACGCCAACGGTTGTGTATACCATGTCGAACTCCATGCCGCTCGACGTCCTGGAGGCCAACCAGATCAACCCGGCAACCGGTAATGAGTACATCTGGTCGCGGTTCCAGAATCGGACAAACCCGTATTTCGTTCTGAGTCAGAAGTTTGAAAACATCCGGCGCGACCGGCTGCTGGGTAATCTGACCGCCCGCTACAACTTCACCGACTGGCTGTACCTGCAAGGGCGCGTTGGGCAGGATTTCTGGTCGCGCGATCAGGATTACAACTTCCCGACGGGCCAGGCTTCGCTGGCGGCCGCCCCGGCCGGTTTCGTCAACGGAGCGTACGTGCAGGAAGCCCGCCGGTTCCGCGAAATCAACGCCGACTTCCTGATTGGATTGAACCGGACCTTCGGCAAATTCGGCATCGACATTACGGCCGGGGGCAACCAGTTGTACCGCCGGAGCGACGTAAACAGCGTGCTGGTGACAGACTTTATTGTACGTGGGCTTTACATTCCGCAGAACGGCCGCGTGAAAGACCCGACGTACGGTTTGAACGAACGGAAAGTCAACTCGCTGTACGGAGCCGCCGAATTGTCGTACAACGAAGTTCTGTTTCTGAACGTCACGGCGCGAAATGACTGGTTTTCGACGCTGGCGCCGGGCAACCGTAGTATTTTGTATCCGTCCGTTACTGGTAGCTTTGTCTTTTCGCAGGCTTTCAACAACCTGCCCGGCTGGCTGAATTTCGGGAAAGTTCGGGCGGCCTACGCACAGGTTGGTAGCGATGGGGACGTTGCGCCCTATTCCAACAACCTGTTTTACAGTGTAGCGGCCAACCTGTTCCCGAATCCGTCGGGGCTGGGTCAACCCGTTGGGAACATTACCTCGGGTACCGTGCCCAACGCTACGCTAAAACCCAGCCGGACCGCCGAATCGGAAGTGGGGCTTGAACTGAAGCTGTTCAACAGCCGCGTTGGGGTGGACCTGACGTATTACAACAAAACGACCAGCGACCAGATCGTGGCAGCTCAGACATCCGATGCTTCGGGGTATACGAACACATTGATTAACAGTGGTAAAAGCCGCAACCGGGGCGTAGAGCTCCTGCTGACGGGATCGCCCGTTCGGACGAAGGATTTCTCCTGGGATATTACGGTAAACGGTTCGTATAACGAGACGAAACTGCTCCGGTTGTTGAGTGATACGATTCCAAATGAACAGATTGTGGTCGGAAACGGGATTTACGTCGGTGACCTGCGACACGTAGTCGGGCAACCGCTCGCTCAACTCTATACGTTCGGCTATCAGCGCGACGCCCAGGGCCGGATCGTTCACGGCGGGGATGGTCTGCCGGTTCGGACCTCAACGCCAATTTCCTTTGGTTCGGCGTTGCCCAAATACGTGGGCGGTATCACCAACTCGTTTACCTACAAGGGAATTAATCTGTCGTTCCTGATCGACTTCAAACTGGGTGGCAAAATGATTTCGGGTACCAACCTCAATGCGTTCCGGCACGGTTTGCAGAAAGAGACGCTGGTGGGCCGGGGAGAAGCCGACAACAAAATGGTGGGTGTGGGCGTCAACGAACGCGGAGAAGCCAATGCCGTCCGGGCCTTCGTGCAGGATTATTACTCGGTGGGCCGGTCGAAAAGTCTGGGCGAGCAGGTGGTGTACGACGCCGGTTTCTGGAAACTCCGCCAGATTTCGGTGGGCTACGATTTCACCAAGATGTTGCCCAGCAATCTATTTATCAAAGGAATCCGGCTGAGCGCCGTGGCCAACAACGTTGCGGTTCTGAAAAAATGGGTCCCCAACATCGATCCCGAGCAATTCGGCTTTAGCTCCGACAACCTGATCGGTCTTGAGTCAACGGGCCTCCCCATCACCCGCAGCATCGGCTTCAACCTTAACGTTCGATTCTAA
- a CDS encoding sigma-54-dependent transcriptional regulator, which translates to MARLVIIDDEKSIRDALRDILEYEGYEVDEAKDGEEGLELIKQNSYDVALCDIKMPKMDGLELLLKAADIGKGTQFIMISAYGNVENAVEATKRGAFDFIIKPPDLNRLLVTVRNAIEKSKLVAETKTLKRKIYKLNEIVGDSEPIRRVKETIERVAPTEARVLITGANGAGKEMVAKQIHEKGNRTSMPLVEVNCAAIPSELIESELFGHEKGAFTGAASRRAGKFEQADGGTLFLDEIGDMSLTAQAKVLRALQESKITRVGGDKEIKVNVRVIAATNKDLRREIQEGNFREDLFHRLSVIRIHVPPLAERREDIPLLAEKFLNDIANEYGAPPKEITKDAMEYLQSLPWTGNVRELRNVIERLVILCGDKITRYDVEMYA; encoded by the coding sequence ATGGCTAGGTTAGTCATCATTGACGACGAAAAAAGCATCCGGGATGCACTCCGCGATATTCTTGAGTATGAGGGCTATGAAGTTGATGAAGCCAAAGACGGCGAAGAAGGGTTGGAGCTTATTAAACAGAACAGCTATGATGTAGCCCTTTGCGATATCAAAATGCCCAAAATGGATGGGCTTGAACTTCTCCTGAAAGCAGCGGATATCGGCAAGGGAACCCAGTTTATCATGATTTCCGCCTATGGCAACGTCGAAAACGCGGTAGAAGCGACCAAACGAGGAGCTTTTGACTTCATCATTAAACCCCCGGATCTGAATCGTCTATTGGTGACCGTACGAAACGCCATCGAAAAATCGAAGCTGGTCGCGGAAACCAAAACCCTGAAGCGGAAGATTTACAAGCTCAACGAAATTGTGGGCGACTCCGAGCCCATTCGTCGGGTGAAGGAAACCATCGAACGGGTAGCTCCCACCGAAGCCCGCGTCCTGATTACGGGCGCAAACGGAGCCGGAAAGGAGATGGTGGCCAAGCAAATCCACGAAAAAGGCAACCGGACGTCCATGCCGCTGGTAGAAGTAAACTGCGCAGCCATCCCGAGCGAGCTGATTGAAAGTGAATTATTCGGCCACGAAAAAGGAGCTTTTACGGGCGCTGCCAGCCGACGTGCCGGGAAGTTTGAACAGGCCGATGGAGGTACGCTGTTTCTGGATGAAATTGGGGACATGAGTCTCACGGCGCAGGCCAAAGTGCTGCGGGCGCTGCAGGAAAGTAAAATCACCCGCGTGGGCGGTGACAAGGAAATCAAAGTCAATGTCCGCGTGATTGCCGCTACCAACAAAGACCTTCGCCGTGAAATTCAGGAAGGCAACTTCCGGGAGGACTTGTTTCACCGATTGAGCGTTATCCGCATCCACGTGCCCCCGCTGGCCGAACGCCGGGAAGATATTCCGCTGCTGGCCGAAAAATTCCTGAACGATATCGCCAACGAATACGGTGCACCGCCCAAAGAAATCACGAAGGATGCCATGGAGTACCTGCAATCGCTGCCCTGGACCGGTAACGTCCGCGAACTTCGGAATGTGATTGAGCGGCTGGTTATTTTGTGCGGTGATAAAATTACACGCTATGATGTAGAAATGTACGCTTAA